In Nicotiana tabacum cultivar K326 chromosome 17, ASM71507v2, whole genome shotgun sequence, one DNA window encodes the following:
- the LOC107782771 gene encoding uncharacterized protein LOC107782771, which translates to METPSSTRRVTRSQVLSDSNKIVKESENKEVTKSRSALIDLTNSPIVGLASGNLETPSSFTKGSKCCTPGSGEAILRCQVKNLLQMVEEEAEISLEKRQPLFHVKGVVNSPMSLLIAPANTPLMDLSGNELLPPVTASPVQDNFVISQIMNEMLEVKKQESSSNITRSLLLDFTEKSEEEVDEENERLIVDEVCEAMNKINVYNSIGMSLKE; encoded by the exons ATGGAGACTCCATCATCAACAAGAAGAGTAACAAGATCACAAGTCCTTTCTGATTCCAATA AGATAGTTAAAGAATCTGAAAACAAAGAAGTAACCAAGTCAAGATCAGCTCTCATTGATTTAACAAATTCACCCATTGTTGGGCTAGCAAGTGGGAATTTGGAGACCCCATCATCATTTACAAAAGGAAGTAAGTGTTGTACTCCAGGGTCAGGGGAGGCAATATTGAGGTGTCAAGTGAAGAACTTGTTACAAATGGTTGAGGAAGAAGCTGAAATCTCATTGGAAAAAAGGCAGCCTCTTTTTCATGTAAAAGGTGTTGTTAATTCTCCAATGAGTCTTCTTATTGCTCCTGCAAATACACCACTTATGGATCTCTCTGGTAATGAGTTGCTGCCTCCTGTCACTGCATCTCCTGTACAGGACAACTTTGTCATCTCTCAG ATAATGAATGAGATGTTAGAAGTGAAGAAACAAGAGAGTAGTAGTAATATTACAAGATCTCTACTGCTGGATTTTACTGAAAAGTCAGAAGAAGAGGTtgatgaagaaaatgaaagacTAATAGTTGATGAAGTATGTGAAGCAATGAACAAGATCAATGTTTACAACTCGATCGGTATGAGTTTGAAGGAGTAG